The Microcella flavibacter DNA segment CCCACCCGCCGCCGTCGGCTCGCCGACGATCGCGATCGCCGACGCCGAGTCGTGGCAGGCCGCGTGGGGCGCCCTGGCGCGGGCGCGCCGGGAGGGGGCCGTCGTGCTCGCCGACGTGGCCGAGGCCGAGGTGCGCATGCTGCTCGGCCAGCGCAGCACGCTCCCGCCCCGGCGGGCCGGGGCCGCGGACGAGGTCTGGATCGCGGAGGCGGGGGAGCCGCTGCGCCGCGCGCGCTGGGCGGCCCTCGGCTAGAGCGAGCCGAGGGTCACGCCAGCGCGTCCTCGAGCGTCACGGCCGCGAGGTCGTGCGCGCGCGCCACCGGCTCGTTCGTCACCGCGCCGGCGTGGGTGTTGAGGCCGAGCGCGAGGGCCGGGTCCGCCCGCAGCGCCTCGGCCCAGCCGTGCGTCGCGATCGCGCGCACGTACGGCATCGTCGCGTTCGTCAGCGCGTGGGTCGACGTCGACGGCACGGCGCCCGGCATGTTCGCCACGCAGTAGAAGATGCTGCCGTGCACGGCGAAGGTGGGCTCGGCGTGCGTCGTCGGCCGCGAATCGGCGAAGCAGCCGCCCTGGTCGACGGCGATGTCGACGAGCACGCTGCCCGGCTTCATGCGCGAGACGAGCTCGTTGCTCACGAGCTTCGGCGCCTTCGCGCCGGGGATGAGCACCGAGCCGATGAGCATGTCGGCCCGCACGGCGGCGCGCTCGATCTCGTAGCCGTTCGAGGCGATCGTGCGCACGCGCCCGGCGTACAGGGCGTCGATCTCGCGCAGCCGCTGCAGGTTCGTGTCGAGCACGGTCACCTGCGCGCCGAGGCCGACGGCGATCGCGACCGCGTTCGTGCCCGCGACGCCGCCGCCGAGCACGACCACGTCGGCGGGGTGGGTTCCGGGCACGCCGGGCACGAGCAGGCCGGGCCCGCCGTTCGGGCGCATCATCGCCGTCGCGCCGACCATCGGCGCGAGCCGGCCGGCGACCTCGCTCATCGGCGCGAGCAGCGGCAGGGCGCGGGAGGGCAGCTGCACGGTCTCGTAGGCGATGCCGGTGACGCCGCTCTCGACGAGGGCGTGCGTGAGCTCGCGCTCCGCGGCGAGGTGCAGGTAGGTGAACAGCACGAGGCCCTCGCGGAAGTGCCCGTACTCCGAGGCGATGGGCTCCTTGACCTTGAGCAGCAGCTCGGCCTCGCCCCACACGGTCGCGGCGTCGGCGACGATGCGCGCGCCCTGCGCCGCGTACTCGTCATCGGTGATCGAGGAGCCGAGACCGGCCCCCGACTGGATGATCACCTCGTGCCCGCCGCCCACGAGGTCGTGCACGCCCGCGGGCGTGATGGCGACCCGGAACTCGTTGTTCTTGACCTCAGACGGAACCGCGATTCTCATGACTTCTCCCTGATCGAGGGCGCACGCGCGGCATCCTGGCGCCACGCTGCGCTGCGGAATCAGCGTAGCGGGCGAGGACGATGGATTCCGCACCGATTCGTCGACTTTTGTGCTGATTTCGTGACGTTCATGTTTCAGAATGGCCGATTCGGCCGTTCCGTGGTGCGTGACCCGATGCCGTATGCCAGTATCGACCCACCATCACCGCCGGGTACACCGCCGTACCTCCCTCGCCGAAGGAGCAGCGCCATGCACCGTCCGCTTCCCGAAGACCCGATGATCCGCAGCCTCATCGCGCAGGCCCGCCGTGCGCAGGTCAGCCGCCGCGCGATGCTCGCCGGAACGGGGGCCGGGGCCACCGCTCTCGCGCTCGCCGCCTGCTCCACCGGCCCCGGTGAGGTCACCGCCGCCGAGGACAACTCTGCGAACGACCCCACGCTCAACTGGGCGAACTGGTCCTTCTACATCGACGAGGACGACGACGGCGGCTACCCGACGCTCGAGCGGTTCCAGGAGGAGACCGGCATCGAGGTCAACTACCTGATCGACGTCGACGACAACAACTCCTACTTCGCGACCGTGCGCGACCAGCTCGCCCTCGGCGACGACATCGGCGCCGACACCGTCTGCCTCACCGACTGGATGGTGTCGCGCTGGATCCAGCTCGGCTACACCCAGGAGCTCGACAAGGCGAACATCCCCAACGCCGCGAACCTCGTCGAGGCGCTGCAGAACCCCTCCTTCGACCCCGGCCGCGTGCACTCGCTGCCCTGGCAGGGCGGCTTCGCCGGCATCGCCTGGAACACCGACCTCACCGACGAGGTGCGCTCGGTCGAGGACCTCTGGCGCCCCGACCTCTCCGGCCGCGTCGGCGTGCTCAGCGAGATGCGCGACACGATCGGCCTCATCATGCTGCAGAACGGCGTCGACATCGCCGGCGACTTCAGCTCGGACGAGTTCATGGCGGCGCTCGACGTGTTCCGCGAGAAGGTCGACAGCGGGCAGATCCGCAACGTGCGCGGCAACGCCTACACCGAGGACCTCGTGAGCGAGGACACCCTCGCCGCCATCTGCTGGTCGGGCGACATCACGGTGCTGAACTTCGAAGCGGGCTACGAGAAGTGGAAGTTCGTCATCCCCGAGGCGGGCGGCACGCTCTGGAACGACAACTTCCTCGTGCCGATCGGCTCGACCCGCAAGGCGAACGTCGAGAAGCTCATCGACTACTACTACCAGCCGGAGGTCGCCGCCGAGGTGGCCGCGTGGGTCAACTACATCACGCCGGTCGAGGGCGCTCAGGAAGCGGCGATCGCCATCGATCCCGAGCTCGCCGAGAACCAGCTCATCTTCCCGAACGCCGACACGCTCGCGACGACCTCGATCTTCCGCGGCCTCACGGCGCAGGAGGAGAACGAGTTCCAGTCCGCCTTCCAGAGCGTGCTGCTCGGGTCCTGAGCCCTCTTACTCGAAGGAGAGTCACCCTGGTGACGAACAGCGACGTGCCCCACGGCGGTTTCGCCGAGGCGGGGGCCGACCTCGAACTGGTGGGCATCACCAAGCGCTTCCCCGGCTTCACCGCGATCGAGAAGCTCGACCTGACCATCCCGGCGGGCTCGTTCTTCGCCCTCCTCGGCCCCTCGGGCTGCGGCAAGACCACGACGCTCCGGCTCATCGCCGGGCTCGAGGAGCCGACGGAGGGGCGCATCCTCATCGGCGGCAAGGACGTCACCGCGACGAAGGCGTATCAGCGCCCCGTCAACACGGTGTTCCAGAGCTACGCGCTGTTCCCGCATATGACGATCATCGAGAACGTCTCCTTCGGGCTGAAGCGGCGCAAGGTGGCCGACGCGACCTCGCTCGCGCACGAGGCGCTGCGCCTCGTCGAGCTCGACCACCTCGCCGCCCGCAAGCCCGCGCAGCTCTCCGGCGGGCAGCAGCAGCGCGTCGCGCTCGCCCGCGCGATCGTGAACCGGCCGGCGCTCCTGCTGCTGGACGAGCCGCTCGGCGCGCTCGACCTCAAGCTGCGCCGGCAGATGCAGATCGAGCTGAAGGACATCCAGAGCACGGTCGGCCTGACCTTCCTCCACGTCACGCACGACCAGGAGGAGGCCATGACCATGGCCGACGTCGTGGCCGTCATGAACAAGGGCGAGATCGAGCAGATGGGCCCGCCGCAGGAGCTCTACGAGCTGCCGCGCACCGCCTTCGTCGCCACGTTCCTCGGGCAGTCCAACCTCTTCACCGGCCAGGTCTCGTCGTCGAGCGGCCGCTCGATCGTCGTCGACGTGCAGGGCCGCGCGATCGAGGTGCCGCGCGAGCGCGCCCAGCGGCACGCGGGCGGCGTCACCATCGGGGTGCGCCCCGAGAAGGTCACGCTGCATGGGGATGCTCCCGCCGAGTCGAGCGGACGCAACGTGGTCGGCCCCGGCCGCATCACCGACGTCTCGTTCAGCGGCGTGAGCACCCAGTACGAGGTCACCGTGCCCGGCCTCGGAGCGCTCACCGTCTTCGCGCAGAACACCTCGATCTCCTCGCTCGCCCACGCGGGCGACGAGGTCTGGCTGAGCTGGGCGGTCGAGCACGGCTTCGGGCTCGAGGACGACCCCGCGACGGCCGTGCGCTTCGACGACGACACCGACACGAGCATGCTCGCCACGCAGAAGCGCCAGGCGCTCGCGGCGGAGCTGGAAGAGGCGTAGGCGATGGCCTTCGGCGCCTTCGGCACGGCGACCGCGGCACCGGTCGAGCCCGCGGCCCGTCGCCGCAGCCCCATCGCGCTGCTGCTGCTCCTGCCGGGCATCCTGTATCTGGGGCTGTTCTTCCTCGTGCCCCTCATCTCGCTCGTCATCACGAGCCTGCAGGAGCCCGACCCGGTGCTCTTCGGCACCTTCCAGAACGCGTTCCGCTGGGAGAACTACGTCGCGGTGCTCGACCAGTACTGGGTGCAGGCGGTGCGCTCCTTCGGCTACGCGGCGCTCGCGACCCTGTGCGCGCTGCTCATCGGGTTCCCGCTGGCCTACTTCATCGGTATCACGCTGCGGCGCTACCCGCTGCTGCAGGCGCTCGCGCTCGTGCTCGTCATCGCGCCGTTCTTCATCTCGTTCCTGCTGCGCACCCTGGCGTGGAAGCAGCTCTTCGCCGACGAGGGCCCCGTCGTCGGGTTCCTCTCCTCGCTGTCGATCCTCCCCGAGGGAACGGCCATCACCGGCAGCGCCTTCGCGGTGATCTTCGGCATCACCTACAACTTCATCCCCTTCATGACGCTGCCGATCTACACCTCCCTCGAGCGGCTCGACCTGCGCTACGTCGAGGCGGGCGGCGACCTGTACGCGAGCCCCGCGCAGACCTTCCTGCGCGTGACGCTGCCGCTCGCGGCCCCGGGCATCATGTCGGGCACGCTGCTGACGTTCATCCCGGCCTCCGGCGACTACATCAACGCCAGTCGCGAGTTCCTCGGGTCGACCGACACGGCCATGATCGGCAACGTCATCGAGGCGAACTTCCTCGTGCTCCAGAACTTCCCGGCGGCCGCCTCGCTCTCGATCATCCTCATGGCCGTCATCCTCGTGCTGGTCAGCTTCTACGTGAAGCGCAGCGGAACGGACGATCTGCTGTGAGGGGCTTCGGCAAGTACGGCATCTGGATCTACTCCGCCATCGCGCTGACGTTCCTGCTCATCCCGATCGTCTACACGATCGTGTTCTCGTTCAACGACGCGCGCCGCACGAACATCGTCTGGCGCGGCTTCACGCTCGAGAACTGGTTCACGGTGTGCGAGGCGCAGGGCGTCTGCCAGGCCTTCGGCAACAGCATCCTCATCGGCGTCGTCGCGACGGTGCTCGCGACCACGCTCGGCACCATGATCGCGCTCGCGCTCGTGCGCTACCGGTTCCGGTTCCGCTCGGCGACGAGCCTGCTGCTGTTCCTGCCGATGGCGACGCCCGAGGTCGTGCTCGGCGCGGGCCTCGCGGCGCAGTTCCTGCAGGCGGGCGTGAGCAAGGGCATCGGCACGATCATCCTGGCCCACACGATGTTCTGCATCAGCTTCGTCGTCGTGACGGTGCGCGCCCGGGTGGCGAGCCTGGACCCCGCGCTGGAGGAGGCCGGCCGCGACCTGTACGGCTCGCCGTCGCTCGTGTTCTGGCGCATCACGTTCCCGCTGCTGCTGCCCGGCATCATCGCGGCGGCGCTGCTCTCCTTCGCGCTGAGCTTCGACGACTTCATCATCACGAACTTCAACCGCGGCGCCGACGTCACCTTCCCCTCGTACATCTACACGGCGGCGGCGCGCGGCATCCCACCCGAGGCCAACGTCATCGCCTCCGGCGTGTTCTTCCTCGCCATCGCCCTCGTACTCATCGCGCAGTTCAGCGCGGCGGCGCGGCGGCGCCGGCTCGCGAAGACCGGCTGACCGGGCGGCGTCGGCCGTCGCTGCGGCGGCCGTCGCCGGCGGCGGGATGCTCCTCCCGCCTCAGACGGCGGTGACGCGCAGCCCGCCCACGACGACGTCCCCGCCGAGCACGGGCTCCTGCCCGGCGGCGACGACCTCGGCCGCGGCCGCCGCGTCGACGAGCCCCTCGGCGACGAGCAGGGCGAGGGCCACGGGCGTCGTCGCGCGCATGGAGCCGTCGAGCACCTTGACCGCCACCGCGTGCCCGCTCGGGGTGCCGATGACGACGAGGCCCTCGGCGCCGATCTTGGCGAGCACGCCCAGGCGCTCGATCGCCTCGGTGTTGGCGCGGCCGGGCCCGTCGATCGCCCACGGTTCGGCCTGCACGGCCGCCATGAGCCGCGCGGCGTGCGCGTCCGCCCCGCCGGCGATGCGGGCGATCGCGCGGGCGAGCCCGACGAGGCTCGTGCTGTGCAGCGGGGCGCCGCAGCCGTCGAGGCCGGAGTGCGCCACGGGCTCGCCCGTCCACTCCTCGATCGTCGCGACGATGCGCTGCTGCAGGGGGTGCTCGGGCGAGAGGTAGCTCCCGGCGTCCGCCCCGAGCGCGTCGCTCGCCCGCAGGAAGGCCGCGTGCTTGCCCGAGCAGTTCATGGTGATGCGCGCGGGCCCGAGGCCTGCGGCCTGGCGGGCGGCGCGCTCGCGCGAGCCGAGCGGCCACTGCGCGGGGCACTGCAGGGCCTCGGCGTCGCGGTGATCGGCGGCGAGCATCCCCTCGACGACCGCCAGGTGCGCGGGCGAGCCGCAGTGGCTGGCGGTGCCGAGCACGAGCTCCTCATCGCTGAAGCGGGCGCCGGTGCCGAGCACGGCGAGCGCCTGCACCGGCTTGAGCGTCGACCGCGGGAACACGAGGGCCCGCGCGTCGCCGACCGAGCGCAGCACGCGGCCCTCGGCGTCGACGACGACGGCGGCGCCGATGTGCCGCGACTCGACGAAGCCCGAGCGCTCGATCACGGCGAGCTCGGCGCTGCCGGCGACGTCGAGG contains these protein-coding regions:
- a CDS encoding ABC transporter ATP-binding protein translates to MPHGGFAEAGADLELVGITKRFPGFTAIEKLDLTIPAGSFFALLGPSGCGKTTTLRLIAGLEEPTEGRILIGGKDVTATKAYQRPVNTVFQSYALFPHMTIIENVSFGLKRRKVADATSLAHEALRLVELDHLAARKPAQLSGGQQQRVALARAIVNRPALLLLDEPLGALDLKLRRQMQIELKDIQSTVGLTFLHVTHDQEEAMTMADVVAVMNKGEIEQMGPPQELYELPRTAFVATFLGQSNLFTGQVSSSSGRSIVVDVQGRAIEVPRERAQRHAGGVTIGVRPEKVTLHGDAPAESSGRNVVGPGRITDVSFSGVSTQYEVTVPGLGALTVFAQNTSISSLAHAGDEVWLSWAVEHGFGLEDDPATAVRFDDDTDTSMLATQKRQALAAELEEA
- a CDS encoding ABC transporter permease, with protein sequence MAFGAFGTATAAPVEPAARRRSPIALLLLLPGILYLGLFFLVPLISLVITSLQEPDPVLFGTFQNAFRWENYVAVLDQYWVQAVRSFGYAALATLCALLIGFPLAYFIGITLRRYPLLQALALVLVIAPFFISFLLRTLAWKQLFADEGPVVGFLSSLSILPEGTAITGSAFAVIFGITYNFIPFMTLPIYTSLERLDLRYVEAGGDLYASPAQTFLRVTLPLAAPGIMSGTLLTFIPASGDYINASREFLGSTDTAMIGNVIEANFLVLQNFPAAASLSIILMAVILVLVSFYVKRSGTDDLL
- the ald gene encoding alanine dehydrogenase; translated protein: MRIAVPSEVKNNEFRVAITPAGVHDLVGGGHEVIIQSGAGLGSSITDDEYAAQGARIVADAATVWGEAELLLKVKEPIASEYGHFREGLVLFTYLHLAAERELTHALVESGVTGIAYETVQLPSRALPLLAPMSEVAGRLAPMVGATAMMRPNGGPGLLVPGVPGTHPADVVVLGGGVAGTNAVAIAVGLGAQVTVLDTNLQRLREIDALYAGRVRTIASNGYEIERAAVRADMLIGSVLIPGAKAPKLVSNELVSRMKPGSVLVDIAVDQGGCFADSRPTTHAEPTFAVHGSIFYCVANMPGAVPSTSTHALTNATMPYVRAIATHGWAEALRADPALALGLNTHAGAVTNEPVARAHDLAAVTLEDALA
- a CDS encoding ABC transporter substrate-binding protein; this translates as MHRPLPEDPMIRSLIAQARRAQVSRRAMLAGTGAGATALALAACSTGPGEVTAAEDNSANDPTLNWANWSFYIDEDDDGGYPTLERFQEETGIEVNYLIDVDDNNSYFATVRDQLALGDDIGADTVCLTDWMVSRWIQLGYTQELDKANIPNAANLVEALQNPSFDPGRVHSLPWQGGFAGIAWNTDLTDEVRSVEDLWRPDLSGRVGVLSEMRDTIGLIMLQNGVDIAGDFSSDEFMAALDVFREKVDSGQIRNVRGNAYTEDLVSEDTLAAICWSGDITVLNFEAGYEKWKFVIPEAGGTLWNDNFLVPIGSTRKANVEKLIDYYYQPEVAAEVAAWVNYITPVEGAQEAAIAIDPELAENQLIFPNADTLATTSIFRGLTAQEENEFQSAFQSVLLGS
- a CDS encoding ABC transporter permease; the protein is MRGFGKYGIWIYSAIALTFLLIPIVYTIVFSFNDARRTNIVWRGFTLENWFTVCEAQGVCQAFGNSILIGVVATVLATTLGTMIALALVRYRFRFRSATSLLLFLPMATPEVVLGAGLAAQFLQAGVSKGIGTIILAHTMFCISFVVVTVRARVASLDPALEEAGRDLYGSPSLVFWRITFPLLLPGIIAAALLSFALSFDDFIITNFNRGADVTFPSYIYTAAARGIPPEANVIASGVFFLAIALVLIAQFSAAARRRRLAKTG
- a CDS encoding asparaginase, with the translated sequence MPSDALASAAPAPLDVAGSAELAVIERSGFVESRHIGAAVVVDAEGRVLRSVGDARALVFPRSTLKPVQALAVLGTGARFSDEELVLGTASHCGSPAHLAVVEGMLAADHRDAEALQCPAQWPLGSRERAARQAAGLGPARITMNCSGKHAAFLRASDALGADAGSYLSPEHPLQQRIVATIEEWTGEPVAHSGLDGCGAPLHSTSLVGLARAIARIAGGADAHAARLMAAVQAEPWAIDGPGRANTEAIERLGVLAKIGAEGLVVIGTPSGHAVAVKVLDGSMRATTPVALALLVAEGLVDAAAAAEVVAAGQEPVLGGDVVVGGLRVTAV